From the Paenibacillus sp. R14(2021) genome, the window AATCAGCAGCAGCGCGAAGCCGCCTGCGACGACTGAACCGGTTCGAAGCGGTACGGCAGCGCGTCCAAGCCATGTTTCCGAGCGGGGGCTCTGGCTGCCGATGCCGATTTCTCCGAACAGCGCGGTCAAGAGCCAGGCAAGCAGCGAGATTGCGAGCAGCGGCAAGCCGAACCGATTCAGATTCAAGCCGATCAATTCGGTTGTCAAGCAGGTGCCGATATTGGTGCCGAGGACGATGCCGAGTGTTCGGGGGAAGGTCAGAATGCCGGCATTCACCATGCCGATCGACATGACCGTAACGGCTGTGCTGCTCTGCAGGACAGCTGTTGATGCTGTCCCGACAAGCAACCCGTGCAGCGGTGTCGATGTGAACCTTTGCAAGAGCGCGTGAAGCCGGCTGCCGACGGAGCGGTGAAGGGCAAGCTCCATGGTCCGCATGCCGAGCAGGAAGAGAACGAAGCCGCCGAGCATCGGCACGACAATACGTATCAACATAAAGTTAACTCCTTTACATACAGGTAACGGATACATATGCGAATCAAGAGACAAGCATGACAGGCTGAACAGCCGCCGAGGAGATGGATAAGTAGAATGGTAAGGTCTAAAGCAGTATTGCAGCGCGAACGGAAGAAGAGAACGGAGGCCGGTCATCCGTGGATATTCGCGAGTGAAATCAACCGCGTGGACGGGGAAACGTCACCAGGCGATCTGGTTGATGTCGTCAGCTTTCAGGGTAAATATTTGGCGACGGGCTACTGGAACCCGAGCTCGCAAATTACGATTCGTGTCATTGATCATAAACCGGTCGATGCGATGGACGAAGCCTTCTTCATCGAGCGATTCGAGCAGTGCAAGCAGCACCGTACCCGTTTCGTCAACGGCAGCGACTGCAGACTTGTCTACGGCGAAGCGGATTTCTTGCCGGGACTCATCGTGGACCGGTTCGGGGATGTGCTCGTCGTTCAAATTCTTACGCTGGGCATGGAAGTAAGACGCGATGCGCTCGTGAGTGCGTTGAGTGCCGTCTTCGCGCCGAAGGGCATTTATGAGCGAAGCGACGTATCGGTCCGTGGATTGGAAGGCTTGGAGGAGCGGACTGGCATCCTCTACGGGGAATGTCCGCGAATCGTGGAGATTATCGAGAACGGCTTGAAGCTGGAAGTCGATATCATGGAAGGCCAGAAGACCGGATACTTCTTCGACCAACGCGAGAACCGGGCTTCCATTGCGCCGCTCATGATGGGCTGGGGCGCTCGCAGCGGCATTCGGCTCATGGAACGTCCCGAAGCGGCAGCTGTAGGTGATTCAGTTGCAAGTGCCGCTGGAAAGGAAAGCGATCTGGTGCCGGTAAACGCAAACGGCAAAGTCGTCTCCTTCCCGTACTGGGACGGTGCGACGGTGCTGGAATGCTTCGCGCATACAGGCAGCTTCACACTGCATGCATGCAAATACGGCGCGAAGAAGGTGACCTGCCTTGATGTTTCCGCGCATGCGATCGAGACGGCTCAGCGCAACGTCGAGCGGAACGGTTTTACCGATCGGGTGGAATTCGTCGTTGCGGACGCGTTCGAATATTTGCGCACGCAGGTCAAGGGTATCGAAGAACGCGTGGAACGGAGCAAGGCGACCGTCGCAGGAAAGCTGGATACCTCCAAGCCGATGACCGGCGAAGCGGGGCGCAAATGGGATGTGGTTATCTTGGACCCGCCGGCGTTCACGAAATCTAAGCATGCGATTGAAGGCGCGGTGCGCGGTTATAAGGATATTAATTTGCACGGGATGAAGCTCGTGAACGAAGGCGGTTATCT encodes:
- a CDS encoding Na/Pi cotransporter family protein, coding for MLIRIVVPMLGGFVLFLLGMRTMELALHRSVGSRLHALLQRFTSTPLHGLLVGTASTAVLQSSTAVTVMSIGMVNAGILTFPRTLGIVLGTNIGTCLTTELIGLNLNRFGLPLLAISLLAWLLTALFGEIGIGSQSPRSETWLGRAAVPLRTGSVVAGGFALLLIGISLMQSIAPAVQASPFFAGFLNRAEDSVLWGLAAGTVLTAAVHSSAAVIGIVMGLAESGAMPIEIGIAIVIGANVGTCVTAVLAALGGTPSGRFVAWTHVLLNVGGAALFAPFTAALGSGAAWLTSSPAGQIAHAQTIFNVLCSMLALPLCYHPWLRKLGTT
- a CDS encoding class I SAM-dependent rRNA methyltransferase, giving the protein MVRSKAVLQRERKKRTEAGHPWIFASEINRVDGETSPGDLVDVVSFQGKYLATGYWNPSSQITIRVIDHKPVDAMDEAFFIERFEQCKQHRTRFVNGSDCRLVYGEADFLPGLIVDRFGDVLVVQILTLGMEVRRDALVSALSAVFAPKGIYERSDVSVRGLEGLEERTGILYGECPRIVEIIENGLKLEVDIMEGQKTGYFFDQRENRASIAPLMMGWGARSGIRLMERPEAAAVGDSVASAAGKESDLVPVNANGKVVSFPYWDGATVLECFAHTGSFTLHACKYGAKKVTCLDVSAHAIETAQRNVERNGFTDRVEFVVADAFEYLRTQVKGIEERVERSKATVAGKLDTSKPMTGEAGRKWDVVILDPPAFTKSKHAIEGAVRGYKDINLHGMKLVNEGGYLVTASCSYHMRPELFLETIQAAAVDAGKTLRLIEWRAAGKDHPQIVGVNEGHYLKFGIFEVRSR